The following are encoded together in the Bombus affinis isolate iyBomAffi1 chromosome 6, iyBomAffi1.2, whole genome shotgun sequence genome:
- the LOC126917706 gene encoding uncharacterized protein LOC126917706 isoform X1, which produces MELITKHILMKFLLVFTSLWLNGSTYSVDVDRCIAEKNEKIWSIIGIERALRKHVNTYVPLDCPLWSSFLPPLDAKMRLEEDLVIRRSRPTMISAKYRAREERRRLLKISAGKLRRIEDPEASLCRSVLINNAVRRLQRENRDEKTRNYGLPVVTYLNDSTKENNVSSNLIVGVTDDETSSRKRLSDDTRNDGISPKRQRHDDLDLQDDVFSDFYILPPTPRLLSHIDEVQEPESPHHHHLVYSEDRLSSVDVRSTTTIISSSTANTTTTISTTTSASSCCNSVMFPTELDDTSSQLTSVARSTDVGSIMEASDVVDPDRICDFARFADSAKSLEERLVELQSLDEHFDLAKFERNNNQSCGRAFHDIQTFHSLVPGLET; this is translated from the exons ATGGAATTAATCACAAAACacatattaatgaaatttcttcTCGTGTTTACTTCATTATGGCTCAACGGAAGTACATACTCAGTAGATGTAGATCGTTGTATAGCagaaaaaaatgagaaaatttgGTCAATTATTGGTATAGAGCGCGCACTACGTAAACACGTAAATACTTATGTACCGCTAGACTGCCCTCTATGGTCGTCTTTTTTACCGCCTCTCG ACGCTAAGATGAGATTGGAGGAAGACCTTGTGATTCGTAGGAGTAGACCAACAATGATTTCGGCCAAGTACCGTGCGAGAGAGGAACGTCGTCGCTTGCTTAAAATTTCAGCCGGTAAGCTAAGGAGGATCGAGGACCCAGAGGCTAGCCTGTGCAGATCGGTTCTCATAAACAACGCCGTCAGGCGACTGCAACGTGAAAACCGAGACGAAAAGACGAGGAATTACGGGCTTCCGGTGGTCACGTATCTAAATGATTCCACCAAAGAGAATAACGTTTCCAGCAACCTTATCGTCGGAGTAACAGACGACGAAACGTCCTCCAGGAAGAG atTAAGCGATGACACGCGGAACGATGGAATCAGCCCCAAGCGACAGAGGCACGATGATCTTGACCTTCAGGACGATGTGTTCAGCGACTTTTACATTCTGCCTCCGACTCCACGATTATTGTCTCATATAGACGAAGTTCAGGAACCCGAATCTCCGCATCATCACCATCTGGTGTACTCTGAGGACCGCCTGAGCTCCGTAGATGTTCGGTCGACAACAACGATCATCAGCAGTAGCACCGCGAACACAACCACCACCATCAGCACCACCACGTCCGCGAGTAGTTGTTGTAACTCCGTCATGTTCCCTACCGAACTAGATGACACTAGCAGTCAACTAACCAGTGTTGCTAGATCTACCGATGTAGGCAGCATAATGGAGGCTTCGGACGTGGTCGACCCTGACAGGATCTGCGATTTTGCAAGGTTCGCAGACTCCGCCAAGAGTCTAGAAGAACGTTTAGTCGAGTTACAATCGCTGGACGAACATTTTGACTTGGCGAAATTCGAGAGGAACAACAATCAGAGTTGTGGCAGAGCGTTCCACGATATCCAGACCTTCCACAGTTTAGTACCTGGACTGGAAACCTAG
- the LOC126917706 gene encoding uncharacterized protein LOC126917706 isoform X4, whose protein sequence is MRLEEDLVIRRSRPTMISAKYRAREERRRLLKISAGKLRRIEDPEASLCRSVLINNAVRRLQRENRDEKTRNYGLPVVTYLNDSTKENNVSSNLIVGVTDDETSSRKRLSDDTRNDGISPKRQRHDDLDLQDDVFSDFYILPPTPRLLSHIDEVQEPESPHHHHLVYSEDRLSSVDVRSTTTIISSSTANTTTTISTTTSASSCCNSVMFPTELDDTSSQLTSVARSTDVGSIMEASDVVDPDRICDFARFADSAKSLEERLVELQSLDEHFDLAKFERNNNQSCGRAFHDIQTFHSLVPGLET, encoded by the exons ATGAGATTGGAGGAAGACCTTGTGATTCGTAGGAGTAGACCAACAATGATTTCGGCCAAGTACCGTGCGAGAGAGGAACGTCGTCGCTTGCTTAAAATTTCAGCCGGTAAGCTAAGGAGGATCGAGGACCCAGAGGCTAGCCTGTGCAGATCGGTTCTCATAAACAACGCCGTCAGGCGACTGCAACGTGAAAACCGAGACGAAAAGACGAGGAATTACGGGCTTCCGGTGGTCACGTATCTAAATGATTCCACCAAAGAGAATAACGTTTCCAGCAACCTTATCGTCGGAGTAACAGACGACGAAACGTCCTCCAGGAAGAG atTAAGCGATGACACGCGGAACGATGGAATCAGCCCCAAGCGACAGAGGCACGATGATCTTGACCTTCAGGACGATGTGTTCAGCGACTTTTACATTCTGCCTCCGACTCCACGATTATTGTCTCATATAGACGAAGTTCAGGAACCCGAATCTCCGCATCATCACCATCTGGTGTACTCTGAGGACCGCCTGAGCTCCGTAGATGTTCGGTCGACAACAACGATCATCAGCAGTAGCACCGCGAACACAACCACCACCATCAGCACCACCACGTCCGCGAGTAGTTGTTGTAACTCCGTCATGTTCCCTACCGAACTAGATGACACTAGCAGTCAACTAACCAGTGTTGCTAGATCTACCGATGTAGGCAGCATAATGGAGGCTTCGGACGTGGTCGACCCTGACAGGATCTGCGATTTTGCAAGGTTCGCAGACTCCGCCAAGAGTCTAGAAGAACGTTTAGTCGAGTTACAATCGCTGGACGAACATTTTGACTTGGCGAAATTCGAGAGGAACAACAATCAGAGTTGTGGCAGAGCGTTCCACGATATCCAGACCTTCCACAGTTTAGTACCTGGACTGGAAACCTAG
- the LOC126917706 gene encoding uncharacterized protein LOC126917706 isoform X3 — protein MLDFEQQANQAQALASLDEDWHLLEDAKMRLEEDLVIRRSRPTMISAKYRAREERRRLLKISAGKLRRIEDPEASLCRSVLINNAVRRLQRENRDEKTRNYGLPVVTYLNDSTKENNVSSNLIVGVTDDETSSRKRLSDDTRNDGISPKRQRHDDLDLQDDVFSDFYILPPTPRLLSHIDEVQEPESPHHHHLVYSEDRLSSVDVRSTTTIISSSTANTTTTISTTTSASSCCNSVMFPTELDDTSSQLTSVARSTDVGSIMEASDVVDPDRICDFARFADSAKSLEERLVELQSLDEHFDLAKFERNNNQSCGRAFHDIQTFHSLVPGLET, from the exons ACGCTAAGATGAGATTGGAGGAAGACCTTGTGATTCGTAGGAGTAGACCAACAATGATTTCGGCCAAGTACCGTGCGAGAGAGGAACGTCGTCGCTTGCTTAAAATTTCAGCCGGTAAGCTAAGGAGGATCGAGGACCCAGAGGCTAGCCTGTGCAGATCGGTTCTCATAAACAACGCCGTCAGGCGACTGCAACGTGAAAACCGAGACGAAAAGACGAGGAATTACGGGCTTCCGGTGGTCACGTATCTAAATGATTCCACCAAAGAGAATAACGTTTCCAGCAACCTTATCGTCGGAGTAACAGACGACGAAACGTCCTCCAGGAAGAG atTAAGCGATGACACGCGGAACGATGGAATCAGCCCCAAGCGACAGAGGCACGATGATCTTGACCTTCAGGACGATGTGTTCAGCGACTTTTACATTCTGCCTCCGACTCCACGATTATTGTCTCATATAGACGAAGTTCAGGAACCCGAATCTCCGCATCATCACCATCTGGTGTACTCTGAGGACCGCCTGAGCTCCGTAGATGTTCGGTCGACAACAACGATCATCAGCAGTAGCACCGCGAACACAACCACCACCATCAGCACCACCACGTCCGCGAGTAGTTGTTGTAACTCCGTCATGTTCCCTACCGAACTAGATGACACTAGCAGTCAACTAACCAGTGTTGCTAGATCTACCGATGTAGGCAGCATAATGGAGGCTTCGGACGTGGTCGACCCTGACAGGATCTGCGATTTTGCAAGGTTCGCAGACTCCGCCAAGAGTCTAGAAGAACGTTTAGTCGAGTTACAATCGCTGGACGAACATTTTGACTTGGCGAAATTCGAGAGGAACAACAATCAGAGTTGTGGCAGAGCGTTCCACGATATCCAGACCTTCCACAGTTTAGTACCTGGACTGGAAACCTAG